In Desulfosporosinus youngiae DSM 17734, the genomic stretch TATCAGATTAACGCTGATGAATGCCGGGGCTGCGATAGGTGTAAAAAAATTTGCAAGGTAGGGGCGATCAGCGGAGAGCGCAGAAAAGTGTATGTGATCGATGAAGAAAAGTGCATAAAATGCGGAACTTGTATGAAGTGGTGCAAGTATAAGGCAATACAAAGATTGGATTTTGTTTAGTATCAAGCACATTTTGATTTTGGCTTTGTCACCGTTTTCGGACAAGTTCATATAATGAAACATGGACTGGCTTTTACTCACAAGAGTTTGCCGCCGCTATAAGAGACGATTGCCAAGCTGAGATGCGAAAGGAGAAAATAATGCCGATCAATTCAACACACGCTGAAACGGCTATGGTGGTGCGGTATCAAACCGGAATGGATGCCGAGGGCATTCCCCTTACCCGCCAGAAATCCCTGGCGAAAGTAAAAGAAAGCGCTGCTATCGAAGAGGTTTACGCAGTCGCCATAGCACTCTTCAGTTTAGTGGAATACCCCATCGCAGAGATACGCCGCAACAGCAGTTATATTCTCACTGAAGAGTAGATGTCGATATTTAAGGTAAAAAGGAAGTGATTATCCATGCCCACTGCAACCCAGAAAGTTGTTCGCCTCGTCTTCACCGTCGCCGGAGGAGGCACGTTCACCATGACGCTGCCCTCGCCAAGGGCGGACCTGACGCAGGCGGAAGTTGAGCAGGTCATGGATCTCCTTATCGAAAAGAATATTTTTGATCTTTCCGATGGCGACCTCGTCGCCAAACGGGATGCAAAAATAGTAGAAACAGTGACTGAGGATATATTCGATCCACCTATCGCTTAAATTGTTTTGATATCGGCGCAAACCCGGTTAAAGCCCAGTCCATACTCTAATAAATAAACCAAATCGAAAAATGGCGGCCGGCTGAAAGCATCTTCAACTGGCCGCCATTCCTGTGGTCGGTTGTTTATTCCGGGGTTTCCGCGGGCAAGTCCTCACCTTCTTAAACCTGAGCACATAATCTGTAGAAAGCAACCAGGAAGGATTGATGCTCGGATGACTTCTATGACGGAACGTACCCCTGGGATTATCGCGGATGAAATAAATATAATCAACCATCGCACCGGAACGACCCTGCTGGCCAACGCCATGGAGATCGGTCGGTGTCTGAAAGAAGCCAAGGCCCTGGTCAGGTACGGGGAATGGGGCAAATGGCTGGCTGAGTCGGTCCGTTATTCCCAGCGCTCAGCCGGGCGGCTGATTCAGCTATATGAAGCTTATGGCGCTTCTCCTGACCTCGAATCCAATCCAAATTGGCCGGCGCTGTCTAATTTGACTTACACCAACGCCCTTATCCTCCTCGACGTCCCGGAAGAGTTGCGGGCGGACTTTATCGCGCACAACGATGTCGGGAACATGTCTTCCCGTGAACTTAAGCGGGCCGTTGGAGCTGCCGGGGCTGACGGAGAGAAGGAGCACACCCCGTCTTTGCAAAAGATTGACCAGGCTCTGCAGAAGATCGCCGACCTGGAAAAGGCGCTGAACACCATGATCGCTAAAATCAGTGATCTTGCCGACCAGGTCCGGAGCCTGGAACAGCGGGTGGAAGAGGCAGCGTCGAAATTCAGGACAGGACGGACGAGAGCCGCAGGGAAAGAGGCGAGTTCGGGCAAGAGCCAAAAAGAAGCGCCGGCGGCCGCCCAAAGCGTCCAAACTGCGCGTCTCCCCATATCCCAAGCAGGCGCTGAATCCCACCCAGCCTCCGAGACGACGGAACCGGCTGCCCCGGAAGCAGCGCCAGTAAGGCCTGCCGCCCCAGAGGCAGCGCCCGCTAAAGCTCGCTCCGCCGGCCAGCGCTCCTCTGCTCCCGTGCTCGTCGCTTCCGATTTCACGGTGCCTGAATTTCCCAATTTTACGGCCACCGGGTTTGAAAACGCCGATCCCGAATACTATATCAGGCAGGCCGAATCCCTGTTTGAATTTCACCGCGGCAATATTCACCGCTCTTTTGACCAGCTCAAGCTGTTGCTGACCGTGCTGGCCAGGAAGGATAAGGAGATGAAGGAGAGACTGCGCAAGCAGCTCAAATCCTTCCTTGAAAACATGGCCAAAATTATAAGCCAATGGCCTCCGGCGATTAAAATGACTTAAAAAGCAATTATGTGCTGGAAAATCACGCCTGGTTTAAGTATTTGAAATATTCATAAATATCATCTACAATTATTTATAATACCGAGAAGAAATGGCTTATTGTATAAGGAGCATTATGTTTAACGATTTTATTAAACATTATAATACCATTAGAAATATTCTCAGAGACTGTTTTTTATATGGATGTTTTTCGATTGACGAACTCGAAACTAAAAGAAATGTCAGCCCCAGGAAAGTTAGTTATGAAATACGGCGTATTCAGCAGTACGTCGAAAAGAAATATGTGAAAGTCGATAAAGATGGACGGTATAAGCTCATTAGCCTTACTTACGATTTTTTAAGGCATACAGACAACTTCCTTGTGAATACTTTTATGACCAAAAGTTTTACAAGGTCGGACCTGTACTTGTATCTGCTGATTCTGATGTACCTTCAGTCCAAAAATACTCCTTATTCAGTAAACGCTATAGTCGATGAACTAATTAAGGATGGCCATTTAGACTTCGAAAAAATCAGCGTAAAGACAATCGAAAGAAAACTCAATGAAATGTCTAAAGGAATCGGTATCCTTTCTTGTGCTACGGAGAAAAGGACAAAACAGTACTATATAGCACCGGATATATTTGAACAACTAAGCAACGACCAGTTACTGGAGCTACTCAGAGTCATTGATCTTTATAAAAATATTATTTTTCCTACAACTATCGGTTATTTCTGCGCCCAAACACTTCAGGATTATTTGTATTATGAAAGAGAATGCAGCGTTACTTTTAACTTGTTTAATTACAAGTCTGTTCACTTTCATCCTGTAATTGAGGAACAGATCCTCTGGGAGATTCTGAAGGCAATTCATCAGGAACGAAAGAT encodes the following:
- a CDS encoding 4Fe-4S binding protein, which encodes MLKNILSRLIKKADEKPETNPVPAHYRYQINADECRGCDRCKKICKVGAISGERRKVYVIDEEKCIKCGTCMKWCKYKAIQRLDFV
- a CDS encoding DUF3102 domain-containing protein, with the protein product MTSMTERTPGIIADEINIINHRTGTTLLANAMEIGRCLKEAKALVRYGEWGKWLAESVRYSQRSAGRLIQLYEAYGASPDLESNPNWPALSNLTYTNALILLDVPEELRADFIAHNDVGNMSSRELKRAVGAAGADGEKEHTPSLQKIDQALQKIADLEKALNTMIAKISDLADQVRSLEQRVEEAASKFRTGRTRAAGKEASSGKSQKEAPAAAQSVQTARLPISQAGAESHPASETTEPAAPEAAPVRPAAPEAAPAKARSAGQRSSAPVLVASDFTVPEFPNFTATGFENADPEYYIRQAESLFEFHRGNIHRSFDQLKLLLTVLARKDKEMKERLRKQLKSFLENMAKIISQWPPAIKMT
- a CDS encoding DUF2922 domain-containing protein, producing the protein MPTATQKVVRLVFTVAGGGTFTMTLPSPRADLTQAEVEQVMDLLIEKNIFDLSDGDLVAKRDAKIVETVTEDIFDPPIA
- a CDS encoding WYL domain-containing protein, yielding MFNDFIKHYNTIRNILRDCFLYGCFSIDELETKRNVSPRKVSYEIRRIQQYVEKKYVKVDKDGRYKLISLTYDFLRHTDNFLVNTFMTKSFTRSDLYLYLLILMYLQSKNTPYSVNAIVDELIKDGHLDFEKISVKTIERKLNEMSKGIGILSCATEKRTKQYYIAPDIFEQLSNDQLLELLRVIDLYKNIIFPTTIGYFCAQTLQDYLYYERECSVTFNLFNYKSVHFHPVIEEQILWEILKAIHQERKIKIHYHTAKRPDKNTYKVLAPYKIRYDVRHGRFYLISFNNYGKCIISRLDRIESIELQKESFSRDDYDKNYKERMKYTWSSVALADGKKPENIKLELLIDESSERYLIEKIKNEAPGGKMEKIEEGCYHYSLKVSDSGEMIPWLRSYAGNIRVLESAELAEKLAADWKEILLSYGIV
- a CDS encoding DUF1659 domain-containing protein — its product is MPINSTHAETAMVVRYQTGMDAEGIPLTRQKSLAKVKESAAIEEVYAVAIALFSLVEYPIAEIRRNSSYILTEE